From Sulfurirhabdus autotrophica:
ATCCAGCTTTTTGGATAACGCGCTCACTTTCTGATGCAGTGCCGCTGGAACGGTAAAGCACAATTCATAATCATCGCCCCCGGCCAGCAAGCATTGCTGTGCTGTTGCATTTTCAATATGGTGACGCATGATTTCTGAGGCGGGCAATCGGTCAAATTCAATTTCCGCAGCCACGTTTGAGCGCTCCAGAATATGCCCTAAATCCGCTAACAACCCGTCAGAAATATCGATTGCTGCTGTCGCCATTCCGCGCAGCGCCAAACCTAATGTCACACGCGGTTGCGGCATATGCAAAGCTGCCATACAAGCCACCGCTTCGGCTGGCGTCAATACCAGCCGCTGTTGCATATTGGCTAACCCCAGCGCTGCATCGCCCAGTGTGCCGGACACCCAGATTTCATCACCAACTTGTGCACCGTCACGGCGTAATGCCTGTCCTGGTGGCACTTCCCCCATGATCTGCACAGAAAGATTGAGTGGCCCGCTTGTGGTATCGCCGCCAATCAGTTCTACACCAAAC
This genomic window contains:
- the thiL gene encoding thiamine-phosphate kinase encodes the protein MASEFDLIHRYFTRPAPSAILGVGDDAALIQPSPGMVLAVAADMLVAGRHFSYSDKAETVGHKSLAVNLSDMAAMGATPRWALLSLAIKDADEAWLQGFSEGFFALAQQFGVELIGGDTTSGPLNLSVQIMGEVPPGQALRRDGAQVGDEIWVSGTLGDAALGLANMQQRLVLTPAEAVACMAALHMPQPRVTLGLALRGMATAAIDISDGLLADLGHILERSNVAAEIEFDRLPASEIMRHHIENATAQQCLLAGGDDYELCFTVPAALHQKVSALSKKLDLPLTCIGSIKAGNELTLLKAGKYMLFTVKGFDHFA